DNA from Rubripirellula lacrimiformis:
CTGACAGGAGGCGCCCCTTCTCGGATCCTCCCCACGTCTTGCCGTCCGCCTTTGCCCTGGCCTGGCCGGCGAGCACCCTTTCGGCCCGGACTTCGGTTTCGAACTGGGCTACCGATGCCAGCACGTTGGCCATCAGCCGTCCTGCCGCTGTTCCGAGATCCAATCCATCCTTGATCGACACCAGACGCACCTTCCACTTCGGTAGGTCGTCGAAAAGGGCTGTTAATCCCTTTGCGGTTCGACCTAGGCGGTCCAGACGCCAGCAGATCAACTTCGATACGCGTCCCGCCTGCATGGCCGCTTCCAGCTTTGACCATCCTGGACGATCCATCACCTTGCCGGTGAACTTGTCCCGGTACCACTGAACCGGTTCGTCGCCAACGTGGGCTTGAACCCATTTCTTGAGATCCGCTTCCTGCGAGGCGGTGTCTTGGGCTTTGGTGCTGACGCGAACGTAAATGGCGATGTGTCTCATGCCCTTAGAATAATCGGCGAAGTGTCCATGTCAACTATAGAACACGCGATACATCCCGGTCGCGTGTTAAGCGACCTGAAACCATTGCATTTTGACCCTGAATCCGTCGAGACTGACGCTTTACAGTTTCCGTCGACGGTTCTGCCATCGATTGGACATCGAAGTGACATCAGCGTGCGTCTGAAATCGATGTGTTCTTCCAAGGCGATCGGAAGAGGCGTCATCTAGCGTTCGAAGTGAGCTGCCTATTCATGCCGCGTAGGCATAGCCCCATCCCTGGCTGAAAATGTCGTCGAAATCGATGTCCCACCATCCAGGTGAGTAGGCATCGAGTATTCGCTTGACGACCCGCTCAACCGACTCACGATGCTCATACGCCAATGGCCCCGTCTGTGTGAACTCGATCCACGCGACGTTGCGATCGAAGGCTGTGCCGTGATCATTCAACTTCGGTGAGATGCAAAGTTCACCGAAACTCCAATCAGCAATCTCGATACCACGAGCGTGCATGTGCCGCTGCCAAGCATTCGCCCATTGGTCGTCTGGAACATTCGCCCAATCATCGTCGCTATCGATGGAATTCCAAACATCGAGTTCCCGTAAACTGGCAAGTGCGTCCGCCATTTCGTCAATCATAAGTTGCATACTCTCGTTCCTCTGTGGGGTTACCGAGT
Protein-coding regions in this window:
- a CDS encoding recombinase family protein — translated: MRHIAIYVRVSTKAQDTASQEADLKKWVQAHVGDEPVQWYRDKFTGKVMDRPGWSKLEAAMQAGRVSKLICWRLDRLGRTAKGLTALFDDLPKWKVRLVSIKDGLDLGTAAGRLMANVLASVAQFETEVRAERVLAGQARAKADGKTWGGSEKGRLLSVTQDQVEMILRLHGEGKSKSAIARATSVSRPTVYRIIDQRA